The proteins below are encoded in one region of Scatophagus argus isolate fScaArg1 chromosome 24, fScaArg1.pri, whole genome shotgun sequence:
- the mlpha gene encoding melanophilin a isoform X1, with translation MERKLDLSRLTDEEAKHVWDVIQRDFNLRKKEEERLGELKTKIEKEGSKRELLGAQSQLSDSLCICCLQPFKFLVNSKRQCLDCHMYTCKSCSRYNKKEHGWVCDNCRMTRVVKIGTAGWYHDNVRNRFKRFGSAKVMRSLYKRLNGDGGRDDDTQSMPDVRSHVYNGLEDDHGDADAQRFKAMRKNKRLLSVHPMDFDSEDYFPYSRRASVQIQEDRGYRNDVDYDMYNHRVNRRKSLDRYAMRPDDYGESRMVRTRSLSKISSSVARQQYVDTSDEDDYPRYPPMYQQPAYRRRNSRASSQENLGQAPPMNELNKRMFAIESLLSRLEEKMTPADETSAGQNEEEKLRRKLSELAGNLSDKGLSSDDEAVKKPYSMGKGLSSTRGGPAVTLDSLKDKELSSSSDEMPTEAQKVYMAAGQSYELETKLRRLEQSAKNHFGGTTDSELSELEDVVALTAARVQSAESEVSDIESKIAALNAAGPKKKVSGSIQKKKSAQDFPKNSNGAQWRSNNMY, from the exons ATGGAGCGAAAACTGGATTTATCTCGTCTGACGGATGAAGAGGCCAAACATGTCTGGGATGTGATTCAACGAGACTTTAACCTCcgaaagaaagaagaggaaagactCGG TGAATTGAAGACTAAAATCGAGAAGGAGGGTTCGAAGCGAGAGCTGCTGGGTGCTCAGAGTCAGCTGTCCGACTCGCTCTGTATCTGCTGCCTGCAGCCCTTTAAGTTCCTGGTCAACAGTAAACGCCAGTGTTTGGACTGCCACATGTACACCTGCAAGTCCTGCAGCCGCTACAACAAGAAGGAGCACGGCTGGGTGTGTGACAACTGCCGCATGACCAG GGTGGTGAAGATTGGTACTGCTGGTTGGTACCACGACAACGTGAGAAACCGTTTCAAGCGCTTTGGGAGCGCCAAAGTGATGAGGTCACTGTACAAGAGGCTGAATGGAGACG GTGGTCGTGATGACGACACTCAGAGTATGCCAGATGTTCGCAGCC ACGTGTATAACGGTTTGGAGGATGACCATGGAGACGCCGACGCTCAGCGCTTCAAAGCG atGAGGAAGAACAAACGTCTGCTGTCAGTTCATCCGATGGACTTTGACTCAGAGGACTATTTCCCCTATTCACGACGAGCGTCTGTACAG ATTCAGGAAGATCGAGGTTACAGGAACGATGTAGACTACGACATGTACAACCACCGAGTGAACCGCAGAAAGAGTCTGGACCGATACGCCATGAGACCTG ATGACTATGGAGAAAGCAGGATGGTCCGGACTCGTTCCCTGTCTAAGATCAGCTCCTCGGTGGCTCGGCAGCAGTACGTTGACACTTCAGACGAGGACGATTACCCGAGATACCCCCCCATGTATCAACAACCTGCCTACCGGCGCCGAAACAGCAGAGCTTCCTCCCAGGAGAACCTTGGACAAGCCCCGCCC ATGAACGAGCTGAACAAACGCATGTTTGCCATTGAGAGTTTGCTGAGTCGCCTGGAGGAGAAGATGACGCCTGCTGATGAG ACATCAGCGGGTCAGAACGAAGAGGAGAAGCTGAGGAGGAAGCTGAGTGAGCTGGCAGGTAACCTGAGCGATAAGGGCCTGTCGTCGGATGACGAGGCCGTGAAGAAGCCTTACTCTATGGGCAAAGGTCTGTCCAGCACCAGGGGCGGCCCGGCAGTCACACTGGACTCTCTGAAGGACAAAGAACTGAGTTCGTCCAGCGACGAGATGCCCACTGAGGCTCAGAAG GTGTACATGGCGGCCGGCCAGTCGTATGAACTGGAGACGAAGCTGCGACGACTTGAGCAGAGTGCCAAGAACCACTTCGGAGGGACGACGGACTCTGAGCTGTCGGAGCTGGAGGACGTGGTGGCCCTGACGGCCGCCAGAGTCCAGAGCGCCGAGAGCGAG GTGTCTGACATCGAGAGTAAAATCGCTGCTCTGAACGCTGCAGGACCGAAGAAGAAG GTGTCTGGATCCATTCAGAAGAAGAAATCAGCACAAGACTTCCCCA
- the mlpha gene encoding melanophilin a isoform X2: MERKLDLSRLTDEEAKHVWDVIQRDFNLRKKEEERLGELKTKIEKEGSKRELLGAQSQLSDSLCICCLQPFKFLVNSKRQCLDCHMYTCKSCSRYNKKEHGWVCDNCRMTRVVKIGTAGWYHDNVRNRFKRFGSAKVMRSLYKRLNGDGGRDDDTQSMPDVRSHVYNGLEDDHGDADAQRFKAMRKNKRLLSVHPMDFDSEDYFPYSRRASVQIQEDRGYRNDVDYDMYNHRVNRRKSLDRYAMRPDDYGESRMVRTRSLSKISSSVARQQYVDTSDEDDYPRYPPMYQQPAYRRRNSRASSQENLGQAPPMNELNKRMFAIESLLSRLEEKMTPADETSAGQNEEEKLRRKLSELAGNLSDKGLSSDDEAVKKPYSMGKGLSSTRGGPAVTLDSLKDKELSSSSDEMPTEAQKVYMAAGQSYELETKLRRLEQSAKNHFGGTTDSELSELEDVVALTAARVQSAESEVSGSIQKKKSAQDFPKNSNGAQWRSNNMY; this comes from the exons ATGGAGCGAAAACTGGATTTATCTCGTCTGACGGATGAAGAGGCCAAACATGTCTGGGATGTGATTCAACGAGACTTTAACCTCcgaaagaaagaagaggaaagactCGG TGAATTGAAGACTAAAATCGAGAAGGAGGGTTCGAAGCGAGAGCTGCTGGGTGCTCAGAGTCAGCTGTCCGACTCGCTCTGTATCTGCTGCCTGCAGCCCTTTAAGTTCCTGGTCAACAGTAAACGCCAGTGTTTGGACTGCCACATGTACACCTGCAAGTCCTGCAGCCGCTACAACAAGAAGGAGCACGGCTGGGTGTGTGACAACTGCCGCATGACCAG GGTGGTGAAGATTGGTACTGCTGGTTGGTACCACGACAACGTGAGAAACCGTTTCAAGCGCTTTGGGAGCGCCAAAGTGATGAGGTCACTGTACAAGAGGCTGAATGGAGACG GTGGTCGTGATGACGACACTCAGAGTATGCCAGATGTTCGCAGCC ACGTGTATAACGGTTTGGAGGATGACCATGGAGACGCCGACGCTCAGCGCTTCAAAGCG atGAGGAAGAACAAACGTCTGCTGTCAGTTCATCCGATGGACTTTGACTCAGAGGACTATTTCCCCTATTCACGACGAGCGTCTGTACAG ATTCAGGAAGATCGAGGTTACAGGAACGATGTAGACTACGACATGTACAACCACCGAGTGAACCGCAGAAAGAGTCTGGACCGATACGCCATGAGACCTG ATGACTATGGAGAAAGCAGGATGGTCCGGACTCGTTCCCTGTCTAAGATCAGCTCCTCGGTGGCTCGGCAGCAGTACGTTGACACTTCAGACGAGGACGATTACCCGAGATACCCCCCCATGTATCAACAACCTGCCTACCGGCGCCGAAACAGCAGAGCTTCCTCCCAGGAGAACCTTGGACAAGCCCCGCCC ATGAACGAGCTGAACAAACGCATGTTTGCCATTGAGAGTTTGCTGAGTCGCCTGGAGGAGAAGATGACGCCTGCTGATGAG ACATCAGCGGGTCAGAACGAAGAGGAGAAGCTGAGGAGGAAGCTGAGTGAGCTGGCAGGTAACCTGAGCGATAAGGGCCTGTCGTCGGATGACGAGGCCGTGAAGAAGCCTTACTCTATGGGCAAAGGTCTGTCCAGCACCAGGGGCGGCCCGGCAGTCACACTGGACTCTCTGAAGGACAAAGAACTGAGTTCGTCCAGCGACGAGATGCCCACTGAGGCTCAGAAG GTGTACATGGCGGCCGGCCAGTCGTATGAACTGGAGACGAAGCTGCGACGACTTGAGCAGAGTGCCAAGAACCACTTCGGAGGGACGACGGACTCTGAGCTGTCGGAGCTGGAGGACGTGGTGGCCCTGACGGCCGCCAGAGTCCAGAGCGCCGAGAGCGAG GTGTCTGGATCCATTCAGAAGAAGAAATCAGCACAAGACTTCCCCA